AGGTTTTTCGGAATGAGTAATTTATTctgaaccaatttcctttaacacCGAGCGAAAGTTACAACTAATTTGTAACTGTTACTCTAGCGGTACTTTTTTGGAACtgattatatttttgtttacgCTGACTCTCGTTTTTCGCTGCAGGTTAGACTTTTGCTACCCGGCACACAGGGCCggctcaagagaatttggggACCTAAGCGAGTTATAATTTGCGGCCCCTTTCTtccgtatttatagaaagaaattggagatcagcaaattagagatcagaaatattaaattcaaacttagtgccaataaaacaaaaaaatatttcttttgcaaaagaaagaaaatataacacacaattaattgtatattccgatcagttctctttttaaaataaaatttatcaataacaggcttttctgatctaagtccAGCGTGCAAATTAAACTAGATTATTCCACtattttcccaacgtttcgctaatctttgttagcatcttcaggggggtatttattttaaaaaatcattgcCACAAACAAAGGTTAAAATTACAATATAGTTAAAtgagtaaaaaaattttaacaagaaacacttacactcttggatttcgtatcgaaaacatgaacataaaacaacaaaaacattagtcacttaaacatatacaTGAATAAACTATAATCAGTACCATCTAACCATCATGGTAGACTtgtcaatactaaatattcttatttttatatttgtaaacatgctatgtaggcggcagcaatgttttctgtatcctcgcgtttgttcattagggggactcatgatagcttataaacttataaggtgtaaaattatatgcatttacacacgctgttatatgaacgcacctagtaatactcttgataaactgaattgtcgatcagctgttttactgtcaaaaaaaattttcattattattattaattaaaaaatgccaagattaagtgaaaaattaaaactaaaacgtctctacaaagatattcttgtaaatgacttgctgatgttggagatttctgatgaaaatgacggTAATATTTGTGCTTTTGGCCAGATGGCTTGTGTAAAAACCATTTTCATTGCagagaataaaaaaaggaaagaggACGAAATTTGGGAGGATTTCACGTTTGCTATGGTAGCGTTCACTGAGATAAGGTATGGGTGTGACTTTGTTCACCATTCCGTCCCTAAATCTCACCAGTTTTTGCAAGACGTATGGCCTGACTTAGATGAAAGAAGGTTTCGAACATTTGCTCGAGTTAGCCGCTCAACGTTCCAAGTGTTGTATGACTTGATCAAGGACGACGAAATATTCAACGGTCCGCGCTCTTGCAAGCAGTTCTCGCTAGAAACGCAACTTTTAGTTGTTTTATATCGCCTGGGCTCAAGTGGAGAGGGTGCCATGATAAGCAAAATTGCGAGTTTGTTTGGTGTTAGCGATGGCGGAGCAATACAGGtagaacttaaaattttttttgaaaaataataattaataccaAATCTTTATACAGAACATGACGAACAGAATATTTCAAGCCATTTTGAAGGTGAGACAGCAGTTTGTGTACTGGCCAGACAGTGCTGAGCGTCAAAGTTTAGTAGCTGAAACTTTTGACGAGTTGCCCCACTGTATTGGCTATGTTGATGGCACTGAAATAAAGTTAGCCGAGAAACCGCTTGACGATCCGGAAGCTTACTTTTCTAGGAAGCATGTGTATTCATTGAAAGCGCAGGCTGTGTGCGACTATAAGCTACGAATCCGTCATTTGGTGCTCGGCTTCCCTGGAAGCGTCCACGATGCCAGAATATACAACAATTGTAGTTTAGTGACCCAAGCTTCAAGCTTGTTTACAGGTGCACAATGGCTGGCAGGCGACAGTGCTTATAAATTAACAAGTACTGTTATAATCCCCTACAGATCCAGCTCTACAGAAATGACTTCGCATGAGCGAAATGCATTTAACCGCCAATTTAGCCAATATCGAATAAGAATTGAGCATTGTTATGGTATATTGAAGGAGCGCTTTAACAGCTTAAAAGAGCTcagagtttttattttttatttttattttaaccgACATAACTGAGGGTGATATTGGTGGCGAGGATGAAGAGGGGCCTGAAACACCAAATTGGTCTAGCAGCGAGGGTGAAGCAAAACGGCGTGCTATTCTAACTTTTATGCACGCATCACATTAACAGAACTACACATTTCTATCCTTATCCCTCTCTCTACACCTATAACCATACCAACCTCTCTTCTTCCTTTTTATTCCTTCCACTTACTCTCTTGTTCTTCTTCCTCTTCATCTCCCCAATTTTCATCCTCCCACCAATTTTTCTCCGTCTTTTCCACTGCCTCTGTTTCTTATCCTATccttattcctattcctgttctaatttttatttctattcccCTCACTCTCTCTACAAAATCACACACACACATTAATTTTTGCTATATGTTTGGAAAACTCCACAATCCATTTTGTAATTAttcatatttattaatttttaaaattcattgcATTTTAACTCgcttttattttgtaataaaaaattttaaattaaagaacTGAAAATGTgaaatttcattaaacaaaaatacGATTGCACTGAAATTTTTAGTTTCTTTAAAAAGTGCTGATATAGGCAGAGTTGTTGCCATTAATATCTGATTAAATATAATTAAGTAAttcattttctaaaaatttatatTACCCTAAAAAAACGAACAAAATCATTTAGAGGCTCAGGAGTACTAGTTTGGCTTCTGGCGACAGGCTCAAAGACGTAGTCCTGTTCTGGTTCTGTGTCTGTGACATAGGAAATTAAGTAGGAATGGTCGATTGTCATTTGCGTATCAATTTGGCTGTCGAAAATAAACGGCGGGCTTACATTTTTGCGCTGCCCAAATATATCAGCAAGCATATCGAAATTTGggcatattttttgtatgtatgctGTCACACTAGACTCGTCACCACTGGCCAACAAACCAGACCCCGTCTTGTTCTTCCAATCGAGAGCAGACACGTACGATGCCTTGAGGTATCTCATTTTGCATTTTAATGACATCCATTCTATTTGTCCTAGACTGCTTGCCATTGATTTTATTCTTGTGTAGAAGCGTTCGGCTGTCGGCTTCTGAAATAGCAAAATATTTGAATATAAGTATTTACATCATTTTGCCAAAGTAGGTATACCATAGAATCCTAGTAAAAGAATCACAAAATCAACGTACATACATACGGCCACAATTatgcacatgtacatatgtatacaacagACTGTCCCAGCCTGAACGGCGATATTTAGTTGAAACATGTAACACCAACGCTGGGTCAGTGCAAGTTGGCATAAAATACGCAATAAACAatcacatataaatatgtaaagagATATGCGACACATTGCTCCTGGCCAAGGCTGGTAAATATTGCAGCTAAATTGAAAGTTAGTCGAGCTGGTGGCAGCAATATTGGGCAGGTTAAGTCGACTACCGCATATGTTAAACTTTAAACAGATTACTTTTAGTTATCAGCAATTAATGCACTCAAAACAATTGTATACATACCTCAAAAGACTCCGGCCGGCCTCTAGTTGCGTCAGCAACTGCTTCAATTAAATCCATGTTTTCTGATTCTGTCCATCGGTGTGATGGATTTACTCTTCTTCGTttggatttttgttttgtgttctgaaatacaatagattatatataaaaatggaaaaattacaaaagaaTTGTTTATTTTACCTCCTCCATTGCTTGAATTAACTTTTTAGCAAACGCAAATAGTTTTTATCAGCTgttatgtctgcaaggttgcattcctttgagtttatcacGTTTACACGgtaaaatgtgcgcgtaaatttatacaaatcgtgtaaatgatttttcatacaaactttgacagctcgtgcgtaaactagataaatttatacgtttacacactttataaggcatttatacggttacatgagtcccctattgtcttttctcgtctttccattattctcaggctttccaatgtgtatcttgttgttattctcttttccttgtctataattttcgcgtttttaaaatcagctgtatgaccaCTTGTCAACATATGCTGTGATAACGCTGTGCTGGTCTTTTGTCTTTTTGGtcacacaaaagtatttttaattatcttagagtttactaaaacttcattttccgcgccttcaactcagagaaaattgatataattttccttaaatctaatttttgcgcaatttcctgctctattgatagcaatgctaaacctacaagcctttcttgagtcatggtcgaacgcaagtacgttttgactaatttcagtttcgaaaagctacgctcaccactcgcaaccgacattggtatCGTCAACAAAATACGTATAGCTACAACTAAATAGGGCATGAGACCAGACAAGTTGTGCTGTAAAATATAATTAAGAACATCAAGAAGGTTGAATGACTCTGGGACTCTTCGTGCGATAGCTTGTAATTCATCACATAAATCTGCAGCATCTACATATATCATTCGATTCATTGAATGTTAAGGCTTTTTCTAGATTCTGGcaacttttcaaaattgtttctttACTCTCATTCAACAAATTGTGGACATCGTTCAAAAATCCAAAAACAGAGTTCATATTTTTCTGTTGCAGAAATCGCTCATCGATGGAATTGATGGCACGatccaaaatagaaaaaaaaaaattgtttttaaatttttgcttttcaTCTACAATTTGTTCGTTATCTCCTTcatttttagtacaaaagtgtttatcgaatttggtgccccCCTAGAACTTGGTGCCCTAGGCGGGTCGCGTAGTTTGCGTTATGGTAGAGCCGGTCCTGCCGGCACATATTTTTTGATGTTTTCCCTTTACTTTTCCATCGCTGCCCAGTCGTGGGTCGCTTTTCTAACTTGTTGACTTTTATTTAACAGTTTTCTACAGTTTGGTACTCTTTGATACTGGTTTCCTTATTTTATGCATTCTTCTTCATTGCAGGTTATGTTTTTGCTAATGGCGATTTCTCCTACCGGTAACATTTTGAAACTGGTTACTTTTTCGGTAGTGATgacctttttgaaattttgtacttTTTCGACGCCGGAATTATGTGTTTAAGTCCAAACTTACGCTGAAATGACCCCGGCATAGTTGCGAAACGAATTCAAATCTGCTTAAGATTTAACGccttaaaaactttgaaaaatattttttctcgtACTTATTGGGTATGTACATGGATACCAGCATACATACGTAAGTTTCGGATGTGCGCCCACACTGATCGCGTTTTATCTTTAGCGACTAATTTGTCTGTCTACTCAGACGGTTGCAATTCAATTGAACTCTAATTGAATTGATGATTgcaaaattaaaaatggaatGCGCTAATTGCTATTTATTCATAAAACCGCTATGAGATGAAATGAAATTATTTACAAAGCGcagtaaataaattttacaaaaagggCATAActgatttgataaaaatttatttgctgaaagtatgtatgtatgtgatacGCCTACTCACTTACTCTGATACTTTATGATCCACTTATATGCATCTGGTAGAGGCTAATAATGTTGtagctgttgtagcagtgcttcgccctatccaataggGGCGACGGATCACaacaggggtgttagaggcgttggttccacaatacaattgaagagatcaCCAACCATCTGGGGACACATTGccagcaggacatacattttgtatgtcgcggttaattctggataggtaagagtttaacctgttgcagtacccagatcgaagttgagctagagtgacgcgcgtttccctagggagagtgcgtgcctcttctgctagttctggCTATTTTTCTGTACTGTATTCACCACgcaattacactgaaagaaaaatattgGTAATTTCACCCGAAATACCggttaattcaaccgaaatttctgttaatttttatccatcgcaacaagatgttgaatcaactgcgcacaaatcgttgattcgtaattgactgttttagtagtcaaatgaacaaaaaaaattgttgcgacagctttgtacgaaagtacctatgttgccatataaataaataaatgtaaggcacgataacctccgaagagatctaaggccgagcttctgttccaattttcgtcgtgctcctcttgattttccctacaaattggccgatttatgccgactccgaaaggcatctgcgaggcagatgagttttcactgagtgcttttcttggcagaaatacactcggagcgcttgccaaacactgccgaggggcgaccgcgcttagaaacattttcttctaattgaagaaccttatttctaaaattttgatgttgcttttcccggggtgcgaacccaggccatacggtgtggcaggcggagaatgctaccatcacaccacggtggcatttactaaccgaacgtcaattgggcttacatcaaatatgctggcacacattaaacatatacactttattattttgttttattaaacgcactttcgccaaattttatattttataatttatttaatttatagttttgaacttcgctttgcaaatagaaatgaaaatagtagtcacaaaaatgattctcaattctttcagttgcagctcagctcattctcaattttttctctcgcatgtagttgccacacttgattgtttcgaacaaaacttgtatgaatgtttgacataacattttaaatagagaacttgtaagttatagaaaagtaaagagtcaaatcgctagaaggtaattcaccactggagtaactttacatgtaattcggcaagtttaattttcgtaacactttaagttgaaacgattccaaaacaactcaaacttttatgttgtcggaaacatcaacattaaaaaaggatgtgtttttattatcttattaaattcgttcgcgtgagtgaaaattcgtaaaaacttgaacaaaatgttactaactgtGGAAATATCCGGttcattcaaacaaaactttAGCAACAAGAgtgcgcaattttgcatttcgcttggaggagaattTGCTAAATTGTACCCAATAAATAGGTATCcgggtatctcataattttttgcacagtaaattcaaaacagggtttttcgttttgtattgataactgaaaaactagttttttgttttttcccattttgtgtgttttttcgatttggtggttttcttattttggtatttttattttaacaagtggcaccatcgtcataagtacaaagtagagagcgcagtgaacgtaaaattgcctttgaaatttgctcatgtattgactgctgatcgctgttgaaatgaccagagAGATCAGTTGtgctaacagaaaaatcagttagattgattaggaatctgtcaattctacagaattttgttaacttaagagcggcaatttctcttctgttgaaatgactaaactaatttgttcgtttgacaaagaactcgctcgaattaaccgtaatttgatcaatttcaccgaatctccgtcaagtcaacaagaacaacaaaaccgatttgttgattttactagcaccatttctttcagtgtactggCATAGAGGCCAGACACCTGTTTGTGgttatcactgaggacctgcttgtgtttttttgcttcatacggttgtgttgtcaggtgccgtatttcctcgtaatgcttacggagatgatcccttaagcccctggaaggtgtagcctcatcaatcaggtgTCTATTTGTATacccaggtttctaggtattcaacagaaaccgtttgttcagcatttcatttctctccctaatggggagtacgcTCGCCatattgtgtaggtggtgttctggggacataagaagacagcccgcagcggttctgagggcagtattatggcaggcctgtagcttcttccggtGAGTAACCTTTACGCTTGGCGACCGTATCGGGGACGCGtaacatgcaatcggccggccaattgtaagtggtaatgagcgtttctttatcttttccccaagtgctgccagcaggaaatttgatgattttattacggctctggattttaggtacaattgcggctgcatgctcaccaaaaagtaaatcctgatcaaacgtcacacccaatatttttgggcctaagacagtcggtagcgtaatgccatcgacttgGATGTTCAATATTGTCGACATTTGGCgcttccatgttgtaaataaggtcgccgatgatttgtcacccacaatgtcaggtttcgcgaggagaATAAATCAGGGAGAaagctgttaattttttttacacaaTTCATCGATGTGGGCCTGGGCTTGTAGCcactattgtgcagtcatcgtcaAGAAACGTTAGTGAGTCCTTCTGacggtgaaggtagcttcgatatgtagaagctAAACAGAAGTGGCGATAGGACATCATACTGTGGTGCCCCTTGTGTTGTGTAATTCTTCTTGGCTTGCTGTTATGTTCcttaattgcaccgatgcttgccaaccagacagataatttgcggtccaccttttgagacttgagGGAAGGAAGGACCCTTCTAGGTCTTGCAATCCATAAGAATCCTTTTTGCGATGATTGAAAAGGAATTTGTTTAGATCTCAAAACACTTTCGTTAGTTATTGCGGTACAAACAGATGCGTGCTTCCCAGCTTCTTTACCACAAACCTAACGTTCTTGTTCATAATCGTAGCACATCCTTGTCCTTAGGAAGGGGTTGCCCTAAAGCGACGTAAATATGTCACATGCAAgtcattaatttttaaatttgtcaatcattaaatgcaaacaaacacagCTGGTGATCATCATATATGGATTAAGTACTCAAAGCAACAAGTTCATTACACTACCCCTCGTCTTGGCAATGCCACAAGCTCGTTGTTGAACTCTTAAAAAAGTTCCTTTGTCCTTTTGTGCGTTGAgggtgttgttgttgcttcttTGTACTTGTGTAATTAAAGAGAAAATTGTGAAATGAAGTTGACAATAGAATTAACCCTCGCGAGAGATGGCAAGAAAaccaaaccaacaacaacaacaacataaatagATAATGCATTGAAGTAATTGTGGACACAACAATGCGCGAGTGACAAACTCAAATGTCTTCTATAAGTGAAAGGGTTGACTTTTGTTGTTAACGGCTAAGCTTCGCTTTCTGGCTGATTGGTTTGTTGGTGCGTTGCATGACAAGTGAGTTGGTTAACTGTAAGGGTTGTTGACATATGCCATTGTTGTTGCAATAAATAtgacaataaaaataaaacataaaaaattatgtttgtgAAGAAATTTTGGCAGACAATGTTTGCTATAATGAGTGGCTGCAATTTTCTAGCGGCGGGTACAAGCGGCTGCAGGTGTCGGCGGGTGGGTGGTTGCAATTGTGCAAATTGTGTAAGTGCTGTCTGTCATTGCTAAATCTGCGGCTAGTGTGGCGCACGATTACCGGTAATTTAATTTAgctactaaaaatattttttgcaatacaaatacatatttacacatatacaatgcaacatatgtaaatatgtatgtatgtacgtatgtgccTAATAAATCCCACTGAGTTGCAAATcgtgatatatttttattttagcaCAATTTACGAGTAAATCAGCAAATTGTTGTGCAAAAATATTATAACGCGCGAGCAATTGTCTGAAACAAAATCATATCAAGCCATATGCGAACATTAGGGTAGGTCaattatatcaaaatttatttttttcttgaaagTACCAGAAAAGAATTTGGCGCTAGGCACCTTCAAAATATATCAAGTATGGACttatcatatttttttttctcggacattgtggcagcgcactgccctcaagtggcccgatgaaaccaggctaatcctgttttttttttttttttttaatacatacatacttttttttttttttatttttatttttttttttttttgtatcctaattcttatttatgtgttacttataatttgtttgttaccgagtctttgagaggcagtggctgcttaagcgccgagatctaaaaccgctcagctacagagaaactcatcagctgagaaatatagattcacaaaatacaatagactaaaagtataaatataattttttaattattaagagaagatagaaccgtcttttttatggcaaagagcgagtccgaaacatcaattattctcgagtgagagttataatcttcacacaaacatagataaggttcgtgtagttggaaattgcttctgcattgtttaagaattataggtttataatgccttgaaactcggcatggaacattcaagtttacttcgttcaatagaaatgggctaAATATTCCATTTTCGCTCAAGTTGCGCAttcattttatataaattttatctAAAAAACGTAATATTTTTCGGGTCTGCTGCGGGAAGTTCATTAATTAAGCAAGTGGCGCTATATGacaaggaaaaattaattatttatttaaacaaaattgtgactccattaagtttctgtgtgaaagctTACCGCATTTTCAATGTAAACACttaagcagttcccgaaatgaatCTATACAACGAACTTTAGCAGTTgtctacattttttttcttctattctaatttaatcaatttttccatttaggaaaaaatttatcataacaataatctaaaatataaaaataagtcgtgTTTTCCTTATTGATGCTATAACTCCAGAACACACGAACCGATTTCagcggttttgcattcgttggaaaggtgtCGGGCTCCGTGGGGTTTATAGcaaaaattcaggatcgacgaccagggtctcgagatataggccaaaacgtggacccgggtacccctggaaggtgggtatagaatatggataacaaatgaaatctgttgatgagtgctttagtagagggtaattttcatacccctgggtgactagggtctcaagatagatataggccaaaacgtggacccggatacacctagaatgtgtttttacattatgggtttcaaattgaagctgttgacgtGTGCTTTTGTACACTTTTACGCCtctgggtgactggggtctcgagatataggccaaaacatggacccggatacccctagaatgtgtgtgtattatggatatcaaatgaaagctgttgccgagagctttaaagtaatgttcattgtgatattcgatttagtcgcaccaACCTGACAgaactgataaatatacatgcgaagccgaaatagagacatgaattaataatactcacatacctacttacatacgtcctattcgattggtctgaaatttggtatataaatttgcctatattagtatttacgatgtttcttccgggaagtagaccaaagaccgactgggactgggattaggactgggacactggaacaaaatacataccaccctctgggactggcaataagggatgcagaagaatgagaaaaacttgagagaagagaaaagagagcaggagactgagaaagtgataaaatgagacgaagatggagataggtgAAGCGAAATATACGGAGGGAGGAGCTAATACAAAGAttgggaaaaagtgtagaggggcgaggacagagttagacggaaaaagcttattaaaatgtatgcagatagaccaaatttggggcagaacaacgtctgccgggtctgctagtataaaataattattatcaggCCATGAGCTCCATTCGAACCCGCTATCTTGTAAACACTTTAGGTTAGATTGAAGTGGCcgctcaataaagacctcacatagactgaatgtatccatagtgCTACCTGATTTTCTTTAACGAACAAACAGAAAAAGCACTATTGGATATCTGCCAACCCTCGCAAGCGTAGGCCACGAATGCAGAACGTGTTGTATTGGTTCTTGCTGCAGCCCGCACTCCCTGCCGTTCCCAACGAGGCGAAATTTATTAACACATTGCATAAAT
The DNA window shown above is from Eurosta solidaginis isolate ZX-2024a chromosome 2, ASM4086904v1, whole genome shotgun sequence and carries:
- the LOC137241897 gene encoding uncharacterized protein, with the translated sequence MPRLSEKLKLKRLYKDILVNDLLMLEISDENDENKKRKEDEIWEDFTFAMVAFTEIRYGCDFVHHSVPKSHQFLQDVWPDLDERRFRTFARVSRSTFQVLYDLIKDDEIFNGPRSCKQFSLETQLLVVLYRLGSSGEGAMISKIASLFGVSDGGAIQNMTNRIFQAILKVRQQFVYWPDSAERQSLVAETFDELPHCIGYVDGTEIKLAEKPLDDPEAYFSRKHVYSLKAQAVCDYKLRIRHLVLGFPGSVHDARIYNNCSLVTQASSLFTGAQWLAGDSAYKLTSTVIIPYRSSSTEMTSHERNAFNRQFSQYRIRIEHCYGILKERFNSLKELRVFIFYFYFNRHN
- the LOC137241898 gene encoding uncharacterized protein; translated protein: MEENTKQKSKRRRVNPSHRWTESENMDLIEAVADATRGRPESFEKPTAERFYTRIKSMASSLGQIEWMSLKCKMRYLKASYVSALDWKNKTGSGLLASGDESSVTAYIQKICPNFDMLADIFGQRKNVSPPFIFDSQIDTQMTIDHSYLISYVTDTEPEQDYVFEPVARSQTSTPEPLNDFVRFFRVI